In Dermochelys coriacea isolate rDerCor1 chromosome 10, rDerCor1.pri.v4, whole genome shotgun sequence, one DNA window encodes the following:
- the ALG1 gene encoding chitobiosyldiphosphodolichol beta-mannosyltransferase isoform X1, with protein sequence MAAPAMLLLVAAGLALCVALLWLRRRPAGPEGARGRVCVAVLGDLGRSPRMQYHALALARHGHGVTLLGFLSTKPHSDILCNEKIHIVSVSELKVLQVGPKIFQYITKVIAQAIQLFYTMLKIDRPSYILLQNPPGLPSIAVTWMVCLVRRSKLIIDWHNYGYTVMSLIHGKSHPIVQIAEWYEKLFGRLSDYNFCVTNAMKEDLQMNCNIKAITLYDKPAAFFKETPLELQHKLYMKLAKDYAPFKRGTDSERPDVEKSAFTELDIRNGNVTQVKERPALLISSTSWTEDEDFSILLKALEDYEEYVSDGIKLPSLVCVITGKGPLKKHYNRLIDKMHFKHIQICTPWLEAEDYPVLLGSADLGVCLHKSSSGLDLPMKVVDMFGCCLPVCAVHFQCLYELVKHDENGLIFRDSNELAEQLKMLLLEFPTAESKLYTFRRMLRASKQLRWDESWEQAVLPVFRNKS encoded by the exons ATGGCGGCCCCCGCGATGCTCCTGCTGGTGGCGGCGGGGCTGGCGCTGTGCGTGGCGCTGCTGTGGTTGCGGAGGCGGCCGGCCGGGCCCGAGGGGGCCCGAGGGCGGGTGTGCGTGGCGGTGCTGGGCGACCTGGGCCGCAGCCCTCGCATGCAGTACCACGCGCTGGCCCTGGCCCGGCACGGACACGGCGTCACCCTGCTGGGCTTCCTCA gCACAAAGCCACATAGTGACATTTTGTGCAATGAAAAGATACATATTGTATCTGTTTCAGAACTGAAAGTATTGCAAG TTGGTCCTAAGATTTTCCAGTATATTACAAAAGTTATTGCACAGGCAATACAACTGTTCTATACAATGCTGAAGATAGATCGGCCATCTTATATTCTTCTTCAG aatcctccaggcctgcctagtaTAGCTGTTACCTGGATGGTTTGCCTTGTACGAAGAAGCAAACTGATCATTGATTGGCATAACTATGGTTATACTGTAATGAGTCTGATCCATGGAAAAAGTCACCCTATAGTACAAATTGCAGAGTG GTATGAAAAGCTTTTTGGACGTCTGTCTGACTACAACTTTTGTGTGACTAATGCAATGAAAGAAGATCTACAGATGAATTGTAACATCAA AGCAATAACCCTCTATGACAAGCCAGCTGCCTTTTTTAAGGAAACACCATTAGAACTCCAGCATAAATTGTACATGAAACTAGCCAAAGACTATGCTCCATTTAAAAGAGG AACAGACTCCGAACGTCCAGATGTTGAGAAGTCTGCATTTACAGAGCTAGACATCAGAAATGGAAATGTGACACAAGTCAAAGAAAGACCAGCTCTTCTCATCAGCAGCACCAGCTGGACAG AGGACGAAGATTTTTCTATTCTTTTAAAAGCTTTAGAAG ATTATGAAGAGTATGTCAGTGATGGAATCAAGCTTCCTTCTTTAGTATGTGTGATAACAG gtaAAGGACCTCTAAAAAAGCACTACAACAGACTGATAGACAAAATGCACTTTAAACACATCCAGATCTGTACACCGTGGCTAGAAGCTGAGGATTACCCTGTTCTGCTTG GCTCTGCAGATTTGGGTGTCTGTCTCCACAAATCATCTAGTGGCTTGGATCTGCCTATGAAGGTGGTGGATATGTTTGGCTGTTGTTTACCTGTATGTGCAGTACATTTCCAGTG TTTATATGAACTTGTGAAACATGATGAAAACGGCTTGATATTTAGGGACTCAAACGAACTTGCAGAACAGCTGAAG